Proteins encoded by one window of Desulfovibrio ferrophilus:
- a CDS encoding MFS transporter, which produces MQHSSDDLISNKRSRKSRILRGRLVAAALIVLVLASGFNLLLHLSSLEKMWIETLSDGGRVVAADLQANIGRSVRYGKRIDKFVGMDSLLDEAMNNLVRQDPRRRATLVGSEKDDQAVWRIDVINAGGLVLYSSEKERQGKRVEGVGDISSSLPFETEISRIVPEPIHDVGGNAVGAVLVSFRKDAVSGVLKAMAHDELLVGGVVFVAAAILFWLSLFLILPRERMRLAKALNWDFLKPRPKSFAFPRKSLMRAMLIAVLVCQVTYALYAASVYRDTLHEIVRGKVTAVSSILRDDLQYLLGKGVQLERLKRVEEAMVELLGAVTEAEAMVVADKAGKILFEAGDPGALERDGGMPVRVSIVDESGRSAGSIATIVPADIFRTQLRNVALDSLTILVIALLFAMEVTILVLGFFERTTGRSTGRRSYAAVRPAGFLLLFGADSSLSFIPLHMKALHGSFMGIPQEMLIALPISVEMFSAGLMIALSGSWIDRKGWRQPLLIGLGICVAGFIASWSAGGPGAFVAARGLVGMGYGLALMAMQGFIVQYSDENHRATGFSQFWAGVYAGSVCGVAAGALVAQQVGYGPVFLFGAVILVLALLYGLTAMAGIGSGEDTAGAALDSAGMRLGYGGFLLKPKVLLTVLLANIPAALAVIGLLNYFTPIYLSGEGVSQGDIGRIFMLNSIAIILMAQLTGSRIDKSKDKRGWVAMAGLLGAAAFLCFSVVQGVLAVAVAVVLLGFSSCIALSAIGAYVLGLDESEELGKGRATAVVASTYRVGQVLGPVAFGWLAAFDIKVAMPIAGGVYLVVTLLYPLVVKRVRA; this is translated from the coding sequence ATGCAGCATTCCAGCGACGATTTGATCTCTAATAAACGTAGTCGCAAATCCCGAATTCTCAGGGGACGGCTTGTTGCCGCCGCATTGATCGTGTTGGTGCTGGCATCCGGTTTCAATCTGCTTCTGCATTTATCTTCACTGGAAAAGATGTGGATCGAGACCCTGTCTGATGGTGGCAGGGTGGTTGCGGCAGACCTTCAGGCAAATATTGGTCGCTCCGTTCGCTACGGGAAGCGAATTGATAAATTTGTGGGCATGGATTCGCTGCTGGACGAAGCCATGAATAATCTGGTCCGTCAGGACCCACGCAGACGGGCGACTCTGGTTGGCAGTGAAAAAGACGATCAGGCCGTCTGGCGGATTGATGTGATCAATGCCGGTGGCCTTGTGCTTTACAGCTCTGAAAAGGAGCGCCAGGGAAAACGCGTTGAGGGCGTGGGGGATATCTCGAGTTCGTTGCCTTTTGAAACAGAAATCTCGCGTATTGTTCCTGAGCCGATTCACGATGTGGGGGGAAATGCCGTTGGGGCTGTGCTGGTCTCCTTCCGCAAGGATGCCGTCTCTGGTGTACTCAAGGCCATGGCCCACGACGAATTGCTTGTGGGTGGGGTTGTCTTCGTGGCTGCGGCAATTCTTTTTTGGCTCTCTTTGTTCTTGATTCTGCCTCGAGAGCGGATGCGATTGGCCAAGGCGTTGAATTGGGATTTTCTTAAGCCTCGCCCCAAATCCTTTGCATTCCCCAGAAAATCTCTGATGCGGGCCATGCTGATCGCCGTGCTGGTCTGTCAGGTGACGTACGCCCTCTATGCGGCCAGTGTGTATCGCGACACTCTGCATGAAATCGTTCGTGGCAAGGTCACAGCAGTTAGCTCCATTCTGCGCGATGATTTACAGTATCTCTTGGGCAAGGGTGTCCAACTTGAGAGGTTGAAGAGGGTTGAGGAGGCCATGGTCGAACTGCTGGGGGCAGTGACGGAGGCCGAGGCCATGGTCGTGGCGGATAAAGCTGGGAAGATTCTGTTCGAGGCTGGAGACCCAGGAGCGCTGGAGCGCGATGGTGGGATGCCAGTACGGGTCAGCATTGTTGATGAATCAGGTAGATCTGCTGGCTCCATCGCGACCATAGTTCCAGCCGATATTTTTCGAACTCAACTCAGAAATGTGGCCTTGGATTCACTGACGATTCTGGTGATCGCTCTGCTGTTTGCCATGGAAGTGACCATTCTGGTGCTCGGGTTCTTCGAAAGGACTACGGGGCGCTCCACAGGTCGCCGCAGCTATGCTGCTGTTCGTCCTGCCGGTTTTCTGCTGCTTTTTGGGGCAGACAGTTCGTTGTCATTCATCCCATTGCACATGAAGGCCCTGCACGGATCGTTCATGGGGATTCCACAGGAGATGCTCATCGCCTTGCCCATTTCGGTGGAAATGTTCAGCGCTGGCCTGATGATCGCCCTCTCCGGTTCATGGATTGATCGCAAGGGCTGGCGGCAGCCGCTGTTGATCGGTTTGGGGATTTGCGTGGCTGGTTTTATAGCCTCATGGTCCGCAGGTGGGCCAGGGGCTTTCGTGGCTGCCCGTGGGCTTGTCGGTATGGGCTATGGGTTGGCCCTGATGGCCATGCAGGGGTTCATCGTCCAGTATTCGGACGAGAATCACCGGGCTACTGGTTTTTCCCAGTTCTGGGCCGGAGTCTACGCTGGTAGCGTCTGCGGTGTGGCCGCGGGTGCCTTGGTGGCTCAACAGGTCGGGTACGGTCCGGTGTTCCTGTTCGGAGCAGTAATTCTCGTGCTGGCATTGCTCTATGGCCTGACGGCTATGGCAGGAATCGGGTCCGGGGAAGACACCGCAGGGGCAGCCTTGGACTCTGCCGGAATGCGTTTGGGGTATGGTGGATTCTTGCTCAAGCCGAAGGTCTTGTTGACCGTGCTTCTGGCCAATATTCCCGCCGCACTGGCCGTGATCGGGCTGCTCAACTATTTTACACCGATTTATCTGAGTGGTGAGGGAGTTTCCCAAGGCGATATTGGCCGTATCTTCATGCTCAACAGCATCGCCATTATCCTGATGGCTCAGTTGACGGGGAGCCGAATCGACAAATCCAAGGACAAGCGTGGCTGGGTTGCCATGGCAGGCCTGCTGGGGGCGGCCGCCTTCCTCTGCTTCAGTGTAGTCCAGGGGGTGCTTGCCGTTGCTGTCGCCGTTGTGCTGCTTGGTTTTTCTTCCTGCATCGCGCTTTCAGCTATTGGGGCTTACGTTCTCGGACTGGATGAATCCGAGGAATTGGGGAAGGGGCGTGCCACAGCCGTCGTTGCATCTACTTACAGGGTAGGGCAGGTGCTTGGTCCGGTGGCCTTTGGCTGGCTTGCGGCATTTGATATCAAGGTGGCCATGCCCATTGCAGGTGGTGTGTATCTCGTGGTGACCCTATTGTATCCCCTCGTCGTGAAGCGGGTCCGGGCATGA
- a CDS encoding formyltransferase family protein, whose amino-acid sequence MRIVCCVKRDLLGNIALNRLAKHLERHELTFLLSDKVMPEERTPGPPADQLFFERDLPIDHIFPALDACPKKDLPRRLTFDGLARKYSATMETIADINAPETIRRLHDLEPDIMLSNRFDLIFRTEAINVPRLGLFNLHPGALPQYRGLYAPFRALVNGESRMGCTLHAIDPGIDTGPVMDIAWINADRSKSVFWHYVQLYMGGADIFAELMTKLEDGQEIKATPQQEAEATYYKYPSSEELEAFRRAGGKLFDTLEYREILSTYR is encoded by the coding sequence GTGAGAATTGTCTGTTGCGTCAAGCGTGACCTTCTGGGCAACATTGCCCTGAACCGTCTGGCAAAGCACTTGGAAAGGCATGAACTGACGTTCCTGCTTTCGGACAAGGTCATGCCTGAGGAACGCACTCCGGGCCCACCTGCAGACCAGTTGTTCTTCGAGCGGGATCTGCCGATCGACCACATCTTCCCTGCCCTGGACGCCTGCCCCAAAAAAGATCTTCCACGCCGTCTGACCTTCGACGGGCTTGCCCGCAAGTACAGTGCAACCATGGAGACAATCGCTGATATCAATGCGCCCGAGACCATCCGTCGACTGCACGACCTGGAACCGGATATCATGCTCTCCAACAGGTTCGATCTGATCTTCCGAACCGAGGCCATCAACGTCCCGCGACTGGGACTGTTCAACCTGCATCCGGGGGCACTGCCGCAATACCGAGGTCTGTACGCCCCTTTCAGGGCTCTGGTAAACGGAGAATCCCGAATGGGATGCACCCTGCACGCCATTGATCCCGGCATCGACACCGGACCAGTCATGGACATCGCCTGGATCAATGCGGACCGCTCAAAATCAGTCTTCTGGCACTACGTGCAACTCTACATGGGTGGCGCGGATATCTTTGCAGAACTGATGACCAAGCTGGAAGACGGACAGGAGATCAAGGCCACCCCCCAGCAGGAAGCTGAGGCGACCTATTACAAATATCCAAGTAGTGAAGAACTGGAAGCATTCCGAAGGGCTGGAGGCAAGCTTTTCGATACACTGGAATACAGGGAAATACTTTCGACTTATCGCTAA
- a CDS encoding methyl-accepting chemotaxis protein, producing MTKVQNESLVETEGVMLAGYERTLQFSVETIASEFGEVVKVANEAGADPVEALRAAIKPVRFDGDGYYFIYNTKGYTVAHPLRPEFNDQPGMEKKDKKGNQYIKLLNDKAQAGGGFVTYWFNKPGEPEPSPKLAFAKMIPGTSFWVATGIYIDAIEAERTRINEKLGAILQSALTVVGVTVGIVFFFIVLPLSVGIVRSILRPLRDATAKAQEVAEGNLDVTVEARGRDEITRLEAALNLMLETLNNNIREIEIKSGQAEEQAEVARQAADEANEARQMAERAKSEGMRAAADKLEVVVARVAAASEEISAQSNEIRQGAELQSQRIAETATAMEEMNATVLEVARNSGQAAEVGAVARDKAQEGADTVEQSVKSMRVTQEQTEALKSNMDHLGNQANSIGAIMTVIEDIADQTNLLALNAAIEAARAGDAGRGFAVVADEVRKLAEKTMGATKEVGDSIRAIQDVARQNIESVDVAVRDLSEAVELSNKSGEMLGEIVNGVEISADQIQEIATAAEEQSATSEEINRSIDEINSITQETTQGVTQTAEAVQELTEQLVKLNDLIQELKEG from the coding sequence ATGACCAAGGTCCAGAATGAATCCCTTGTTGAGACGGAAGGGGTTATGCTGGCGGGTTATGAGCGAACGCTTCAATTTTCCGTCGAAACCATTGCATCGGAATTTGGCGAGGTCGTGAAGGTCGCCAATGAGGCTGGCGCAGATCCTGTTGAAGCGTTGCGTGCGGCCATCAAGCCTGTTCGTTTCGATGGGGATGGGTATTACTTTATTTACAATACCAAAGGATACACCGTGGCGCATCCTTTGCGTCCTGAATTCAACGACCAGCCCGGTATGGAGAAAAAGGACAAGAAGGGCAATCAGTATATCAAACTGTTGAATGACAAGGCTCAGGCTGGGGGCGGGTTTGTGACTTATTGGTTCAATAAGCCGGGTGAACCTGAACCGAGCCCGAAACTGGCCTTTGCCAAAATGATACCCGGGACTAGTTTTTGGGTGGCTACTGGTATCTACATCGATGCCATTGAGGCGGAGCGAACTCGAATCAATGAGAAGCTCGGCGCTATTCTTCAATCCGCGTTGACTGTGGTTGGAGTGACCGTAGGGATAGTGTTCTTCTTTATTGTGCTGCCGTTGTCCGTGGGGATAGTGCGCAGTATCCTTCGGCCGTTGCGAGACGCAACAGCCAAGGCACAGGAGGTTGCTGAAGGCAATCTGGATGTGACGGTCGAAGCCCGTGGTCGGGATGAGATCACCCGACTGGAGGCTGCTCTCAACCTCATGCTGGAGACCTTGAATAATAATATCAGGGAAATCGAGATCAAGAGCGGTCAGGCCGAAGAGCAAGCCGAGGTCGCGCGGCAGGCTGCTGATGAAGCCAACGAGGCGAGGCAGATGGCTGAACGCGCCAAAAGCGAAGGCATGCGTGCTGCTGCGGACAAGTTGGAAGTCGTTGTTGCCAGGGTCGCTGCGGCTTCCGAGGAAATCTCTGCGCAGTCCAATGAGATTCGCCAGGGAGCCGAGTTGCAAAGTCAGCGTATTGCGGAAACCGCAACCGCTATGGAAGAGATGAATGCCACGGTACTCGAAGTGGCTCGGAATTCCGGTCAGGCTGCAGAGGTGGGTGCCGTTGCTCGCGACAAGGCCCAGGAAGGGGCAGATACTGTCGAGCAATCCGTGAAGTCCATGCGCGTCACTCAGGAGCAGACCGAAGCCCTGAAGAGCAATATGGATCATCTGGGTAACCAGGCGAATTCCATTGGGGCAATCATGACGGTGATTGAGGATATCGCCGACCAGACCAATCTGTTGGCCTTGAACGCTGCCATTGAGGCTGCGCGGGCTGGTGATGCCGGCCGAGGGTTTGCCGTGGTGGCAGACGAGGTGCGAAAATTGGCTGAGAAGACCATGGGAGCCACCAAGGAAGTTGGCGACTCCATTCGGGCTATTCAGGATGTGGCTCGGCAGAATATTGAATCCGTGGATGTTGCCGTGCGCGACCTGAGTGAGGCCGTGGAGCTCAGCAACAAATCAGGAGAGATGCTGGGAGAGATTGTCAACGGAGTGGAGATTTCCGCTGATCAGATTCAGGAGATTGCGACTGCAGCCGAGGAGCAGTCAGCGACTTCCGAGGAAATCAATCGCTCCATTGATGAAATCAATAGCATCACTCAGGAGACGACGCAGGGTGTGACCCAGACCGCGGAAGCTGTTCAGGAATTGACCGAGCAGTTGGTCAAACTGAATGATTTGATTCAGGAATTGAAGGAAGGATAG
- a CDS encoding adenylate/guanylate cyclase domain-containing protein — translation MLDKRFKLSFRVNILILMVSLILLCGGVVTVVAYSGGKKSVQFMAEQLIAKHKDGIVVNALQYVQKAEGTLSVYQDMEAAGVFQNLSIVDRKLYFTKALRNSPEFSNFYYGDENGTFLMAKRMPDNSLSFCFLFRDEINAYSSWFHEEAKWGVKYPTDQTIIEAKAFDPRDRPWYLDSVMKGSITWSDLYIFSSDGQPGITCSIPTFDSSGRVTGVLGIDINVASLSEFMNRSSVLDSHAMIITEDGNIVGMTGKRGSNVFAVTENISGKNQTRPLNINDIQHNVFAKTWSSFLNAQSEGDTTVQQAALDFNFLGESYLAAVAPLPKDIPWKWDVAVVVNQDAFMGEARRTAMFTLGISLILVLTAVLAALFFSSKISKPIRQLSGSMGRIKDFDLEAVPPIQTMVKEVDEMIENYGQMVSGLRSFKKYVPANLVKRLITMGEEATIGGQTRELTVFFSDIADFTRLSESMQPQELVGHLSDYLSEFSQVITARKGTIDKYIGDSIMAFWGAPESIPNHAELACRAAIECRNLLRERAQSTNGKTRPAFPTRMGINTGEVTVGNIGSDDRMDYTVIGDNVNLASRLEGLNKYYDTGIIISESTYQAAKASIEVRPLDYVIVKGRTQPVRVYELLAMQGELGANEARLATLFGEGFNLYLQRQFADAQKCFAEIYQTNKTDKPAIIYHNRCRTFLETPPPQDWNGTFQMKSK, via the coding sequence ATGCTCGACAAGCGGTTCAAGCTTTCGTTTCGGGTCAATATTCTGATCCTCATGGTTAGCCTGATCTTATTGTGCGGAGGGGTTGTCACCGTTGTCGCCTATTCTGGAGGCAAAAAATCCGTTCAATTCATGGCCGAACAACTCATTGCCAAACACAAGGACGGCATCGTTGTTAATGCCTTGCAATATGTTCAAAAAGCCGAGGGGACCCTCTCGGTCTATCAGGATATGGAAGCCGCCGGGGTCTTCCAAAATCTGTCCATTGTTGACCGCAAGCTCTATTTCACCAAGGCTCTGCGCAACAGCCCCGAGTTTTCCAATTTCTACTACGGCGACGAAAACGGCACATTCCTGATGGCCAAACGCATGCCGGACAATAGCCTGAGTTTCTGCTTCCTGTTCCGGGACGAGATCAACGCCTACTCCTCCTGGTTCCATGAGGAAGCCAAGTGGGGCGTCAAATACCCCACAGATCAAACCATTATCGAAGCCAAGGCTTTCGACCCCCGAGACCGCCCATGGTATCTGGATTCTGTCATGAAGGGATCAATTACATGGTCCGATCTCTATATCTTTTCAAGCGATGGTCAGCCCGGCATCACCTGCTCTATCCCAACCTTCGACAGCAGCGGTCGCGTCACCGGCGTCTTGGGAATCGACATCAACGTTGCCTCTCTGTCTGAATTCATGAATCGGTCCAGCGTTCTGGACTCCCACGCCATGATCATCACCGAAGATGGCAATATCGTCGGTATGACTGGCAAACGCGGCTCCAACGTCTTTGCCGTAACCGAAAACATAAGCGGCAAAAATCAAACACGCCCCCTGAACATCAACGATATCCAGCACAATGTGTTTGCCAAGACATGGTCATCCTTCCTCAACGCCCAATCCGAAGGGGACACAACCGTCCAGCAGGCCGCCCTTGATTTCAATTTCCTTGGAGAAAGCTACCTCGCGGCAGTGGCACCGTTACCCAAGGACATTCCATGGAAGTGGGACGTAGCTGTTGTCGTCAATCAGGACGCCTTTATGGGCGAGGCCCGGCGCACGGCCATGTTCACTCTGGGCATCAGCCTTATCCTAGTACTCACCGCGGTTCTCGCGGCTCTGTTCTTCTCCAGCAAAATATCCAAACCTATCCGGCAACTATCCGGCAGCATGGGCCGTATCAAGGATTTCGATCTCGAAGCTGTCCCTCCGATCCAGACCATGGTCAAGGAAGTGGACGAGATGATCGAAAACTACGGGCAGATGGTCAGCGGTCTGCGGTCCTTCAAAAAATATGTGCCGGCCAACCTGGTCAAGCGGCTGATCACCATGGGGGAGGAAGCAACCATTGGTGGTCAAACCCGGGAACTGACTGTCTTCTTTTCAGACATTGCCGACTTCACTCGCTTATCCGAATCCATGCAGCCTCAGGAACTCGTAGGCCATCTTTCGGACTATCTGAGTGAATTCAGTCAGGTCATTACGGCTCGCAAAGGCACCATCGACAAATACATCGGCGACTCCATCATGGCCTTCTGGGGGGCGCCAGAATCCATCCCCAATCATGCCGAACTAGCCTGCAGGGCCGCCATTGAATGTCGGAATCTGCTTCGGGAACGCGCTCAAAGCACCAACGGAAAAACGCGCCCGGCCTTCCCCACACGCATGGGAATCAACACCGGGGAAGTGACAGTGGGCAATATTGGATCAGATGATCGGATGGACTACACGGTCATCGGCGACAACGTGAACCTTGCCAGTCGTCTCGAAGGTCTGAACAAATACTACGACACGGGAATCATCATCAGCGAGTCCACCTATCAGGCCGCCAAGGCCAGCATCGAAGTCAGGCCTCTGGATTATGTGATCGTCAAAGGCAGAACGCAGCCCGTTCGCGTCTACGAACTGCTGGCTATGCAGGGCGAACTTGGAGCCAATGAGGCTAGACTGGCGACCCTATTTGGTGAAGGATTCAATCTCTATCTCCAGCGACAATTCGCAGATGCCCAGAAATGCTTTGCTGAAATCTACCAGACGAACAAGACGGACAAACCCGCCATCATCTATCACAATCGCTGCCGCACATTCCTGGAAACCCCTCCTCCACAGGACTGGAATGGAACCTTCCAGATGAAGAGCAAATAG
- a CDS encoding DegT/DnrJ/EryC1/StrS family aminotransferase, giving the protein MSIPFNNLKAQLAPQEDDLRAAFERVLKRGWYLMGPEVKAFEQEFAAWVGTNHCVSLNSGTDALVLALKALDCEGGEVVLPAHTALPCYHAVLAAGCIPVFAEVNEQSYCISPQSAARLITDQTRAVIGVHLYGHPCDLDALEDLCHKRGVAFIEDCAQAHGAASGGRTVGTVGDLSAYSFYPTKNLGALGDAGAVCGSSAEADQALRLLRQYGESQRYECTVPGVNSRMDELQAAFLRERLKHMDRLTAERRMLADIYDEGLSGLPVITPAVAEGCEHVYHLYVIRSQRRDELAAFLAGRGIGTGLHYPIPGHKQALFTSGNAPYRADELAQSEQLAAEILSLPLFPGLAPEQADEVCSAIHDFHQS; this is encoded by the coding sequence ATGAGCATACCATTTAATAATCTCAAGGCCCAGCTTGCCCCCCAAGAAGATGACCTACGCGCTGCTTTCGAGCGTGTTTTGAAACGCGGCTGGTACCTGATGGGACCAGAAGTCAAAGCCTTTGAGCAGGAATTCGCCGCATGGGTAGGCACCAACCACTGCGTATCCCTGAATAGCGGGACAGACGCTCTGGTGCTGGCCCTCAAGGCACTGGATTGCGAAGGTGGTGAGGTCGTCCTGCCTGCGCACACAGCTTTGCCCTGCTACCACGCCGTACTCGCCGCTGGTTGCATCCCCGTCTTCGCCGAGGTGAACGAACAGAGCTATTGCATCTCACCCCAAAGCGCTGCACGCCTGATCACCGATCAAACCCGTGCCGTCATCGGAGTTCACCTCTACGGCCACCCCTGCGACCTGGATGCTTTGGAAGACCTTTGCCACAAGCGTGGCGTGGCTTTCATCGAAGATTGCGCCCAGGCTCATGGCGCGGCCTCGGGCGGACGCACTGTGGGTACTGTGGGTGATTTGTCTGCCTACAGCTTCTACCCAACCAAGAATCTCGGTGCCCTGGGTGACGCGGGAGCCGTCTGCGGATCGTCTGCCGAGGCTGATCAGGCTCTGCGCCTGCTGCGTCAATATGGCGAATCGCAACGCTACGAATGCACCGTCCCCGGGGTGAACAGCCGCATGGATGAACTTCAGGCGGCATTTCTGCGCGAACGTCTGAAACACATGGATCGCCTCACAGCCGAGCGGCGAATGCTGGCGGATATTTATGATGAAGGCCTGTCCGGTCTCCCCGTCATCACTCCGGCTGTGGCCGAGGGCTGCGAGCACGTCTACCACCTGTATGTCATTCGCAGCCAACGCCGGGATGAACTGGCAGCGTTCCTTGCCGGGCGAGGCATTGGTACCGGGCTGCATTACCCCATCCCCGGGCACAAGCAAGCCCTATTCACCAGCGGCAATGCCCCCTACCGGGCCGATGAACTGGCCCAGAGCGAACAGCTCGCCGCTGAAATCCTGAGTCTACCTCTGTTCCCTGGCTTGGCGCCCGAACAGGCAGACGAAGTCTGTTCGGCCATCCACGATTTCCATCAGAGCTAA
- a CDS encoding ABC transporter substrate-binding protein, protein MRTIILGTLALFIIALASPAISAEWDSIPNTPTLNHGKKWRVGYLEGGPFRNYPLVLKSTITGLMSLGWIEPLEFPEIGDPEDSTQLWKWLSKNAKSNYIQFVEDGHWTCNWDPGEYKSVGEASIKRLSQGKDIDLIIAMGTRAGQILANDQHKVPTIVLSSTDPLSAGIVKSVEDSGYDHVHARLDPERHKRQIRLFHDMFGFNRLGISYENTLEGRSYAAVEDVEAVAAERGFEVIPCFSPNDVQENEIAYRGLARCMEMLAPRVDAVYLTIHTGMDIINLPNVMTPLDRHKVPTFSQGSSEEVENGVLLSISQAGFKHVGRFHAMTMAKIFNGAMPRSLDQVFEDPMRIAINLAEAQAIGYDPPIDILTAADAIYQDIKKPVAVPEQ, encoded by the coding sequence ATGCGTACAATCATCCTCGGCACTCTGGCCTTGTTCATTATAGCGTTGGCCTCCCCGGCCATCTCTGCGGAATGGGATAGCATCCCCAACACCCCGACCCTGAATCATGGCAAGAAGTGGCGCGTCGGCTATCTTGAAGGTGGCCCTTTCCGCAACTATCCCTTGGTTCTCAAATCCACGATCACCGGCTTAATGTCTCTGGGCTGGATAGAACCTCTTGAATTTCCCGAAATAGGCGACCCCGAAGATTCCACTCAGCTCTGGAAGTGGCTCTCAAAAAACGCCAAGAGCAACTACATCCAATTCGTGGAAGACGGGCATTGGACCTGTAACTGGGATCCGGGAGAGTACAAATCCGTTGGTGAAGCTTCGATCAAACGTCTCAGCCAAGGCAAGGACATCGACCTGATAATCGCCATGGGCACCCGTGCCGGGCAAATACTGGCCAATGATCAGCACAAGGTCCCCACCATCGTCCTGTCGTCCACCGACCCCCTGAGCGCAGGCATCGTAAAAAGCGTCGAAGACTCCGGCTATGACCATGTTCACGCCAGGCTTGACCCAGAACGCCACAAGCGCCAAATCCGTCTGTTCCACGACATGTTCGGCTTCAATCGGTTAGGCATCTCCTACGAAAACACCCTGGAGGGACGGAGCTATGCAGCCGTAGAAGATGTGGAAGCCGTTGCGGCCGAACGCGGTTTTGAAGTCATCCCTTGTTTTTCCCCCAACGATGTGCAGGAAAACGAAATCGCCTACAGGGGCCTGGCCCGCTGCATGGAAATGCTGGCTCCACGCGTGGATGCCGTATATCTGACCATTCACACCGGGATGGACATCATCAATCTGCCGAATGTCATGACTCCGCTGGACAGGCACAAGGTTCCCACCTTTTCCCAGGGGAGTTCCGAAGAGGTGGAAAATGGTGTACTTCTTTCCATTTCACAGGCCGGCTTCAAACACGTAGGCCGATTCCACGCCATGACCATGGCCAAGATATTCAACGGTGCCATGCCCCGCAGCCTGGACCAGGTGTTCGAAGACCCCATGCGTATCGCCATCAATCTGGCCGAAGCCCAAGCTATTGGCTATGACCCACCCATCGACATTCTCACAGCGGCTGACGCCATCTATCAGGACATCAAAAAGCCTGTAGCGGTGCCCGAACAGTGA